One window from the genome of Chiroxiphia lanceolata isolate bChiLan1 unplaced genomic scaffold, bChiLan1.pri scaffold_61_arrow_ctg1, whole genome shotgun sequence encodes:
- the KPTN gene encoding KICSTOR complex protein kaptin: MSPWGRCPLVEDSFSRLGSQSNVYGLAALEGPAAAFGANSGGFGAPGGLLAAPLKGKVLLFRYLQLRPRLRPQAREMQFTYIPVDAEIVSIDSFPKSPPQRGLVVGITFIKDSGDKPSPFLNIYCDYEPGSEFDLDCVAQSCLNLELRFTPFQLCHAQVRVGEHEETVFLLSGNDPGIHLYRENSSSHQFEEQPIQLLFPELQDIPSNVLWLDVQPLPGSRHRLSALGCQSGFVRVSRVDQDSREVVQSWSLQQDGPVSSVLLFPLPPEPHGAPEDSWNVLVTSALEAAVVYRNVLDRGLGSPQVLPGSSGCDSVVCARVTDVDLDGIPEILLGTYGQALLCYKCSRPEGGGDWEFRPLWSRRFPSPLLALRPLDLTGDGLRELAVVCLRGLHVLQHSLEPTARLLLERLRRELREVREVRRKREEGKGGGGEKGEGGGEGGAPKSLESQ; the protein is encoded by the exons atGTCTCCGTGGGGCCGCTGCCCGCTGGTGGAGGACAGTTTCAGCCGCCTGGGCTCGCAGAGCAACGTTTACGGGCTGGCGGCGCTCGAAGGCCCCGCCGCCGCTTTTGGGGCGAATTCGGGCGGTTTTGGGGCTCCCGGGGGGCTCTTGGCGGCCCCGCTGaaggggaaggtgctgctgttCCGGTACCTCCAGCTCCGCCCGCGGCTGCGGCCCCAGGCCCGGGAGATGCAGTTCACCTACATCCCCG TGGACGCCGAGATCGTCTCCATCGACTCgttccccaaatcccccccccaGAGGGGGCTCGTCGTGGGAATCACCTTCATCAAG GATTCCGGGGACAAACCGAGCCCCTTCCTCAACATCTACTGTGACTACGAACCCGGCTCCGAGTTCGACCTCGACTGCGTCGCAC aGAGCTGCCTGAACCTGGAGCTTCGTTTCAcccccttccagctctgccacgCCCA GGTCCGGGTGGGGGAGCACGAGGAGACGGTTTTCCTGCTCAGCGGGAACGACCCCGGCATCCACCTCTACAGGGAG AATTCCTCCTCCCACCAGTTTGAGGAGCAGCccatccagctgctcttcccGGAGCTCCAGGACATTCCCAGCAA cgTTTTGTGGTTGGATGTTCAGCCCCTCCCGGGCTCCCGGCACCGGCTCTCGGCCCTGGGCTGCCAGAGCGGCTTCGTCCGCGTCTCCCGCGTGGATCAGGATTCCAGAG AGGttgtgcagagctggagcctcCAGCAGGACGGGCCCGTCTCCTCCGTGCTGCTCTTCCCGCTGCCCCCGGAGCCACACG GTGCCCCCGAGGACTCCTGGAACGTCCTGGTGACCAGTGCCCTGGAAGCCGCCGTCGTCTACAG GAATGTCCTGGATCGGGGCCTTGGCTCCCCTCAGGTTCTCCCGGGCAGCTCCGGCTGCGACTCCGTCGTCTGCGCCCGCGTCACCGACGTCGACCTGGACGGAATTCCCGAGATCCTGCTGGGGACTTACGGACAG GCCCTGCTGTGTTACAAGTGTTCCCGGCCGGAGGGGGGTGGGGATTGGGAATTCCGGCCCCTCTGGAGCCGCCgtttcccctcccccctcctggcGCTGCGGCCGCTGGACCTGACGGGGGATGGGCTGCGGGAACTCGCCGTCGTCTGTCTCAGGGGGCTGCACGTCCTCCAG cacagcctggagccGACGGCGCGGCTGCTCCTGGAGCGGCTCCGACGGGAACTTCGGGAAGTTCGGGAAGTTCGGAGGAAAcgggaagagggaaaaggggggggaggggaaaagggggaggggggaggggaagggggagcccccaaatccctggaatCCCAATAA